The Candidatus Afararchaeum irisae genome includes the window GAGATAAGCATCGAGGACGCCGAGGCTACTGTCGAGGTCGGCGAGGATACTGTAGATAGAGTAGTCGACGAGGTCGACAGGGTGGGTAGGTCTGAGGTCTGTGTGAGACGTCTCGACGACGAGACGGAGGCAGTGCGTGAGTACGTGAAGTACCTCGGGGACAAGCCCCGTTCCGAGATCTCCGATCTCGCGGGCTCG containing:
- a CDS encoding DbpA RNA binding domain-containing protein, yielding MQAQESESSDTEAQTEVLITGLRDEEPGDVVGAFTNEADVDPEAIGEISIEDAEATVEVGEDTVDRVVDEVDRVGRSEVCVRRLDDETEAVREYVKYLGDKPRSEISDLAGS